One Vallitalea okinawensis DNA window includes the following coding sequences:
- a CDS encoding homoserine dehydrogenase translates to MVNIAVLGYGTVGSGVVEVLKTNLDSISKRAGKEIKVKYILDIRQFDDEEINGILTNNIENILEDDDVKVIVEVMGGVEPAYTYVKRALESGKSVVTSNKELVAKHGAELLRLAREKNINFLFEASVGGGIPIIRPLNQSLTADEIFEITGILNGTTNYILSKMKSDGMDFDTVLKKAQDKGYAERNPEADVEGHDACRKIAILSSLAYGRHVDYEDIYTEGITKISQEDIAYAKELDHEIKLLATSKKVDDHIYARVCPMLLDSEHPLATVNGVFNAIFVKGNVIGDVMFYGKGAGKLPTASAVVADVVDAVKHVERNIMSIWSRKKMDLMEIEDVPSKVFIRVAYDSYDDAMATVKELFDVKHIVRLDELDDEFAITTEPMKEKEMQLQVEKLTNSKDVKEVRNFIRIES, encoded by the coding sequence GTGGTAAACATAGCGGTTTTAGGTTACGGTACAGTTGGGTCTGGTGTAGTAGAAGTATTGAAGACCAACTTAGATAGTATCAGTAAAAGAGCAGGTAAAGAGATTAAAGTTAAATATATTTTAGATATACGTCAATTTGATGATGAAGAGATTAATGGTATTTTAACAAATAATATAGAAAATATTTTAGAAGATGATGATGTTAAGGTTATTGTTGAAGTAATGGGTGGCGTTGAGCCAGCGTATACCTATGTTAAACGTGCTTTAGAAAGTGGAAAATCAGTCGTTACATCCAATAAGGAATTAGTAGCAAAACATGGTGCTGAGTTGTTAAGATTGGCTCGTGAGAAAAACATTAACTTCCTATTTGAAGCAAGTGTTGGTGGAGGTATCCCTATTATTCGTCCACTTAATCAGTCATTAACTGCTGATGAGATTTTTGAAATAACAGGTATTCTCAATGGAACAACCAACTATATCTTATCTAAAATGAAATCTGATGGTATGGATTTTGACACGGTATTGAAGAAAGCTCAAGATAAAGGATATGCAGAGCGGAATCCGGAGGCAGATGTTGAAGGTCACGATGCTTGTAGGAAAATAGCCATTTTATCTTCTCTTGCATATGGACGCCATGTAGATTATGAAGATATCTATACAGAAGGAATAACAAAAATAAGTCAAGAAGATATAGCATATGCTAAAGAGTTAGATCATGAAATCAAATTACTGGCTACAAGTAAAAAGGTAGACGATCATATCTACGCGCGAGTTTGCCCAATGTTGTTAGATTCAGAACATCCATTAGCTACAGTTAATGGTGTATTTAATGCCATATTTGTTAAAGGTAATGTCATAGGCGATGTTATGTTTTATGGTAAGGGTGCTGGAAAGTTACCAACAGCTAGTGCAGTTGTAGCAGACGTGGTAGATGCTGTTAAACATGTAGAGCGAAACATTATGTCTATATGGAGTCGTAAGAAAATGGATTTGATGGAGATAGAAGATGTACCATCTAAGGTTTTTATTCGTGTGGCTTACGATAGCTATGATGATGCCATGGCTACTGTAAAAGAGTTGTTTGATGTAAAACACATCGTCAGATTAGATGAATTAGATGATGAATTTGCTATTACTACTGAACCTATGAAAGAAAAAGAGATGCAGTTACAAGTTGAGAAATTAACTAATAGTAAAGACGTTAAAGAAGTTAGAAACTTTATTCGTATTGAGTCTTAA
- the prfB gene encoding peptide chain release factor 2 (programmed frameshift) — protein sequence MLILEQLKSDLLKYQGKVDEMSVSLDPAGVAARLSDLEAMTMEQDFWNQPENSQKVLQEIKSLKDKQESLRKLKSLYEDTETLIEMAFEDDDEELVSEAKENLAAFISFYEELRIKTLLSGEYDANNAILTLHSGAGGTEACDWVEMLLRMYTRWAERRGFKVEVLDYLAGEEAGVKSVTIQINGENAYGYAKAEKGVHRLVRISPFDSSGRRHTSFASLDVMPEITEDIDIDINDDDLRIDTYRASGAGGQHVNKTDSAIRITHLPTNIVVQCQNERSQRQNKERAMRMLKAKLYELKQAEQMSKLEEVRGEVKEIGWGSQIRSYVFHPYNMVKDHRTSEEVGNVNAVMDGNIDNFINAYLIYLQSLNNK from the exons ATGTTAATTTTAGAACAGCTTAAAAGCGATCTATTAAAATATCAAGGTAAAGTGGATGAAATGAGTGTTTCACTT GACCCAGCTGGTGTAGCAGCAAGGCTTAGTGATTTAGAAGCAATGACAATGGAACAGGATTTTTGGAATCAACCAGAAAATTCTCAAAAGGTTTTGCAAGAGATCAAGAGTTTAAAAGATAAGCAAGAAAGTTTAAGAAAGCTAAAGTCTTTGTACGAAGATACCGAAACATTAATTGAGATGGCTTTTGAAGATGATGATGAAGAATTGGTTTCTGAAGCAAAAGAGAACCTGGCAGCTTTTATTAGCTTTTATGAAGAGTTACGCATTAAAACGTTGCTATCTGGTGAATATGATGCCAATAATGCTATCTTAACACTGCATTCAGGAGCAGGTGGTACAGAGGCCTGTGATTGGGTGGAAATGTTATTACGGATGTATACCAGATGGGCTGAAAGGCGTGGATTTAAGGTTGAAGTTCTCGATTATCTAGCAGGAGAAGAGGCTGGTGTTAAATCAGTTACGATTCAAATAAATGGTGAAAACGCTTATGGGTATGCCAAAGCTGAAAAGGGCGTTCATCGTTTAGTAAGAATATCTCCTTTTGATTCTTCTGGTAGACGTCATACATCTTTTGCATCCTTAGACGTTATGCCTGAAATAACTGAAGATATTGATATTGATATCAATGATGATGACTTACGGATTGATACCTACCGTGCAAGCGGTGCTGGTGGACAACATGTTAATAAGACAGATTCTGCTATCCGAATTACCCATTTACCAACTAATATTGTGGTACAATGTCAAAATGAACGCTCACAACGACAAAATAAAGAGCGTGCTATGCGTATGCTAAAAGCAAAACTTTATGAATTAAAACAAGCAGAGCAAATGAGTAAGTTAGAAGAAGTAAGAGGTGAAGTGAAAGAGATAGGGTGGGGTAGTCAAATTAGATCCTATGTTTTTCATCCTTACAATATGGTTAAAGACCATCGTACCAGTGAAGAAGTGGGTAATGTGAATGCTGTTATGGATGGGAACATTGATAATTTCATTAATGCTTACCTCATTTATCTGCAATCTTTAAATAACAAGTAA
- a CDS encoding cofactor-independent phosphoglycerate mutase: MKYIVVLGDGMADEPIDQLNGKTPLEVALTPNMDFLAQNGELGMVQTIPRGMSPGSDTANLSVLGYDPKKYYTGRSPLEALSQGISLKEGDVTFRANLVTLSEEVTYEDKKLLDHSGGEISTEEAKVLINYLKEHLDDEMKQFHTGVSYRHILLWNQGSIDVKLIPPHDIRNQNIKNHLPKGDNSDIILSIMKRSFELLKDHPINRERMEEGLLPANSLWIWGEGTKPVLDRFHDKYDLDGAMISAVDLLNGMALGADLQVIAVEGATGNIHTNFIGKANAAVQCLKEKDFVYIHIEAPDECGHAGELHQKIRAIELIDEQIVGNLLAQLNGQEFRILLLPDHATPIRCCTHTDSPVPFAIYDSSIEVSAKNMRAYNEISVAKEELVFNEGYTLMDYFVKGGKRSC, from the coding sequence ATGAAGTATATCGTTGTATTGGGCGATGGTATGGCAGATGAACCCATTGATCAATTAAATGGTAAAACGCCATTAGAAGTCGCCCTTACACCCAACATGGATTTTTTAGCACAGAATGGTGAATTAGGTATGGTTCAAACAATACCTAGGGGTATGTCTCCAGGAAGTGATACAGCCAATCTATCTGTTCTTGGTTATGACCCAAAGAAATACTATACGGGGCGTTCCCCATTAGAGGCTTTAAGTCAAGGCATCAGCTTAAAAGAAGGTGACGTAACATTTCGTGCCAATTTAGTGACGTTATCTGAAGAAGTTACATACGAAGATAAAAAGTTATTAGATCACAGTGGTGGTGAAATATCAACAGAAGAGGCAAAAGTACTTATTAATTATCTCAAAGAACATTTGGATGATGAGATGAAACAATTCCATACAGGAGTAAGTTACAGGCATATTCTACTATGGAATCAAGGGAGTATTGATGTAAAACTTATTCCACCTCATGATATTCGAAATCAGAATATAAAAAATCATTTACCAAAGGGTGATAATTCTGATATAATATTAAGCATTATGAAAAGAAGCTTTGAGCTTTTAAAAGATCATCCTATTAATAGAGAGCGAATGGAAGAAGGTCTATTGCCAGCTAACTCTTTATGGATATGGGGTGAAGGAACCAAACCTGTTTTGGATAGGTTTCATGATAAGTATGATTTAGATGGTGCTATGATATCGGCGGTTGATTTACTTAACGGTATGGCATTAGGAGCTGATTTACAGGTCATAGCTGTAGAAGGAGCCACCGGAAATATCCACACCAATTTTATCGGTAAAGCAAATGCGGCCGTACAATGTCTAAAAGAAAAAGACTTCGTGTATATTCATATTGAAGCGCCTGATGAATGTGGTCATGCAGGTGAGTTGCATCAAAAAATCAGAGCTATAGAGTTAATTGATGAGCAAATTGTTGGAAATCTTTTGGCGCAATTAAATGGGCAAGAATTTAGAATATTGTTATTACCAGATCATGCAACACCTATAAGATGTTGTACACATACAGATTCTCCTGTACCTTTTGCTATATATGATAGTAGTATTGAAGTAAGTGCTAAGAACATGCGTGCTTACAATGAGATTTCTGTAGCTAAAGAAGAACTAGTTTTTAATGAGGGTTATACTTTAATGGACTACTTTGTTAAAGGAGGAAAAAGATCTTGCTAA
- the secA gene encoding preprotein translocase subunit SecA: MEFLEKIFGTHSERELKQVNPVVDHIESLEPEMEKLSDEQLKAKTTEFKGRLAKGETIDDLMPEAYAVVREAAKRVLGLRAYRVQLICGVVLHQGRVAEMKTGEGKTLVSALPAYLNGLVGEGVHVVTVNDYLAHRDSEEMGQVHRFLGLNVGCILHDMDNDERREAYGCDITYGTNNEFGFDYLRDNMVIYKKEMVQRDLRFAIIDEADSVLIDEARTPLIISGSSGKSTKLYKAADMLAMRMKKGQIIGDQSKLAQIMQEEVQEEGDFVIDEKAKSVTLTAEGVKKVEQFFGLENLADPENMEIQHHMTIALKARNLMHRDQDYVINEGEIVIVDGFTGRLMPGRRYSEGLHQAIEAKESVEVQRESKTLATITFQNYFNKYEKKAGMTGTALTEEEEFRHIYGMDVIAIPTNKPVIRKDHSDVVYQTRAAKFNAVVEEIKTSNEKQQPVLVGTITIDDSEELSKMLKRKGVKHQVLNAKYHEREAEIVAQAGQPGAVTIATNMAGRGTDIKLGEGVIEAGGLKIIGTERHESRRIDNQLRGRAGRQGDPGESRFYISLDDDLMRLFGSDRMKGIVESMGLPEDEPVEHKMLSRAIENAQKKVEGNNFSIRKRLLDFDKVMNDQREVIYSERRKVLEGEDLRDTIMGMIDSIVDSTITMYTGEEKYADNWDFVSLKEHLLSIIPLEEIDITDEEKETITKEELKDRILKEANKLYEEKETEIGAEQMREIERVILLRVIDKKWMDHIDNMDQMRQGIGLQAYGQRDPLVEYQFVGFDMFDEMSEHIKEDTVKGLYHVRVAHQPQRERVAKVTSTNRGDDTTSKRQPKKRVEPKVGRNDPCTCGSGKKYKHCCGRGE, encoded by the coding sequence ATAGAGTTTTTAGAAAAAATATTTGGAACACATAGTGAAAGAGAATTGAAGCAAGTTAACCCTGTGGTTGACCATATTGAAAGTTTAGAGCCGGAAATGGAAAAACTTTCAGATGAACAATTGAAAGCAAAAACTACAGAGTTTAAAGGAAGATTAGCAAAAGGTGAAACTATAGATGATTTAATGCCAGAAGCATATGCTGTTGTTCGTGAAGCAGCTAAGAGAGTTTTAGGGTTACGTGCTTATCGTGTACAGTTAATCTGTGGAGTAGTACTTCATCAGGGACGTGTAGCGGAAATGAAAACAGGTGAAGGTAAAACCCTTGTATCTGCTTTACCTGCATACCTCAATGGTCTTGTTGGCGAAGGGGTACACGTTGTAACAGTCAATGACTATTTAGCACATCGTGATTCAGAAGAGATGGGACAAGTGCATAGGTTCCTTGGTTTAAATGTAGGTTGTATTCTTCACGATATGGACAATGATGAGAGAAGAGAAGCTTACGGTTGTGATATTACCTATGGTACAAACAATGAGTTTGGTTTTGACTATTTAAGAGATAACATGGTTATTTATAAAAAAGAAATGGTTCAAAGAGATTTGAGATTTGCGATTATCGATGAGGCTGACTCTGTTTTAATTGATGAAGCTCGTACACCATTGATAATTTCCGGTAGTTCAGGTAAGTCGACTAAACTCTATAAAGCAGCTGATATGTTAGCTATGCGAATGAAAAAGGGTCAAATCATAGGTGACCAATCAAAGTTAGCGCAAATTATGCAAGAAGAGGTGCAAGAAGAAGGCGACTTCGTTATTGATGAGAAAGCTAAATCAGTTACATTAACGGCTGAGGGTGTTAAGAAAGTTGAACAATTCTTTGGACTTGAGAACTTAGCAGATCCAGAGAATATGGAGATTCAACATCACATGACAATTGCTCTTAAAGCTAGAAATCTTATGCATCGTGATCAAGATTATGTTATTAATGAAGGAGAAATCGTAATAGTTGATGGTTTTACTGGTCGTTTAATGCCAGGACGTCGTTACTCAGAAGGGTTACATCAAGCCATTGAAGCAAAAGAGAGTGTTGAAGTTCAAAGAGAAAGTAAAACATTGGCGACTATTACATTCCAGAACTATTTTAATAAATATGAGAAAAAAGCAGGTATGACGGGTACAGCTTTAACAGAGGAAGAGGAGTTTAGACATATTTATGGTATGGACGTTATTGCTATACCAACGAATAAACCTGTTATTCGTAAAGACCACTCGGATGTTGTCTATCAAACAAGAGCTGCTAAATTCAATGCTGTTGTGGAAGAAATTAAAACTTCTAATGAAAAGCAACAACCTGTTCTTGTAGGGACAATTACTATTGATGATTCTGAAGAGTTAAGTAAGATGCTGAAGCGTAAAGGTGTTAAGCATCAGGTTCTTAATGCTAAGTATCATGAAAGGGAAGCTGAAATCGTAGCTCAAGCAGGCCAACCAGGTGCTGTTACTATTGCTACAAATATGGCAGGTCGTGGTACGGATATTAAATTAGGTGAAGGTGTTATTGAAGCAGGAGGACTTAAAATTATTGGTACAGAAAGGCATGAATCTAGACGTATCGATAATCAGTTAAGAGGTCGTGCAGGTCGTCAAGGAGATCCAGGTGAATCAAGATTCTATATCTCCTTAGATGATGATCTTATGCGTTTATTCGGTTCAGATAGAATGAAGGGTATCGTTGAATCCATGGGACTTCCAGAGGATGAACCTGTAGAGCATAAAATGCTTTCAAGAGCCATTGAGAATGCACAGAAGAAAGTTGAAGGTAACAACTTCTCTATAAGAAAACGTTTATTAGATTTTGATAAAGTAATGAATGATCAAAGAGAGGTTATCTATTCTGAGCGTCGTAAGGTATTAGAAGGTGAAGATCTTCGCGATACGATAATGGGTATGATTGATAGCATTGTTGATTCTACTATCACTATGTATACAGGTGAAGAGAAGTATGCAGATAATTGGGATTTTGTTAGTTTAAAAGAACATTTACTATCTATTATTCCACTTGAAGAAATTGATATTACTGATGAAGAAAAAGAAACGATCACAAAAGAAGAGCTTAAGGATAGAATCTTAAAAGAGGCTAACAAGCTTTATGAGGAAAAAGAAACGGAAATTGGCGCTGAACAAATGCGTGAAATAGAGCGGGTTATCCTTCTTCGTGTTATTGATAAAAAGTGGATGGATCACATTGATAACATGGATCAAATGCGTCAAGGTATTGGTTTACAAGCTTATGGTCAAAGAGATCCGTTAGTAGAGTATCAATTTGTTGGCTTTGATATGTTTGATGAAATGAGTGAGCACATTAAAGAAGATACAGTAAAGGGTCTTTACCATGTACGAGTTGCTCATCAACCTCAAAGAGAACGGGTTGCTAAGGTTACTTCAACAAATCGTGGTGATGATACGACAAGTAAGCGTCAGCCTAAAAAGAGAGTGGAACCTAAAGTAGGTCGAAATGATCCTTGTACTTGTGGTAGTGGTAAGAAGTATAAGCATTGCTGTGGTAGAGGAGAGTAA
- a CDS encoding chemotaxis protein CheW produces the protein MATQQVVFRLDNESYGVAIMKVYGIEKFQEILKIPNTPTYIEGVINLRGEVLPIYNLRKKFNLEEKAVDGETKIIITKANDMQVGFIVDSVSEIINIEDDVIEEAPKIITGIERKYIRSIAKVNERMIILLDIDLILSEEELEAAKEAAVSTM, from the coding sequence ATGGCGACACAACAAGTAGTATTTCGTTTAGATAATGAGTCATACGGCGTGGCAATTATGAAAGTATATGGTATTGAAAAGTTTCAAGAAATTCTAAAAATACCCAATACGCCAACTTATATTGAAGGGGTCATTAATCTTAGAGGTGAAGTCTTACCTATTTACAACTTAAGAAAGAAATTTAATCTTGAAGAAAAAGCTGTTGATGGTGAAACGAAGATCATCATCACTAAAGCTAATGATATGCAGGTTGGTTTCATTGTAGACTCTGTATCTGAAATCATTAATATTGAAGATGATGTAATTGAAGAAGCTCCTAAAATTATAACAGGCATTGAACGCAAGTACATAAGAAGTATAGCAAAAGTCAATGAAAGAATGATCATTCTTCTTGATATTGATCTAATTCTTTCAGAAGAAGAACTAGAGGCTGCTAAAGAAGCTGCTGTATCAACAATGTAA
- a CDS encoding ACT domain-containing protein, which yields MTDKTKYYIVEYSALPEVFLKVVEAKKLIESQQALTVQEAVDMVGISRSSFYKYKDTISPFYEYSRGKTITLALKLDDEPGVLSKVLNNIAGSRCNILTIHQSIPINGIADLTISIELVGTSEDMSEILSTLGELKGVHKIKIIARE from the coding sequence ATGACGGACAAGACTAAATACTATATTGTGGAATACAGTGCTTTACCAGAAGTATTCCTTAAAGTTGTAGAGGCGAAAAAATTAATTGAATCCCAACAAGCTTTAACAGTGCAGGAAGCTGTAGATATGGTTGGAATTAGTAGGAGTTCATTTTATAAGTATAAGGATACGATTTCCCCTTTTTATGAATACAGTCGAGGGAAAACTATAACTCTTGCTTTAAAATTAGATGATGAGCCAGGTGTATTATCAAAAGTATTAAACAATATTGCTGGATCCAGATGTAATATTTTAACGATTCACCAATCTATACCTATCAATGGTATTGCTGACTTGACCATAAGTATTGAATTAGTGGGTACATCAGAAGATATGAGTGAAATTCTTAGTACTCTAGGAGAGTTAAAAGGCGTTCATAAAATAAAAATTATAGCTAGGGAGTGA